A DNA window from Pungitius pungitius chromosome 1, fPunPun2.1, whole genome shotgun sequence contains the following coding sequences:
- the LOC134133281 gene encoding uncharacterized protein LOC134133281: MDLTRLTRKHGVKVPPGFPCSVEDCSLAVGEMVGHGSVKSAARMNNAVVLFVDSVDKANMVVEKGIVVNQTRVPVLPLATPATRVTVSNVPPFIGDEMLTRELSRHGKVVSGVKKVTSGCKSPLLRHVVSHKRTLYMLLNQKDEDLNVVFKVRVDGFDYLVFANSDSSRCYRCGREGHQSRACPERKSTSHNQGGHERQEGTVGVQQGGEEGTDRVQESVASEGGERGVQLVERGTGGVKDLTGGAQQVGKANDWVNEGMSEAQQVGQANDRVNEGMSEAQQVGQANDGVNEGTSEAQQVGQANDGVNEGTSEAHVGRVKLFLKTTKNMKGIQLEDYFPDMEKFRRTAREGASKRGSSRYTQQEVFRLRKFVQRINERAAVD, encoded by the exons ATGGACCTGACCCGactaacgcggaagcacggcgttAAGGTTCCGCCGGGCTTCCCCTGCTCGGTGGAGGACTGCAGCCTGGCCGTGGGAGAGATGGTCGGTCACGGCAGCGTAAAGTCCGCCGCCCGCATGAACAACGCGGTGGTGTTGTTTGTAGACAGTGTGGACAAAGCCAACAtggtggtggagaaggggaTCGTGGTGAATCAGACGCGCGTGCCCGTTCTGCCTCTCGCCACACCAGCGACCCGAGTCACGGTCTCTAACGTCCCCCCGTTCATCGGAGACGAGATGCTGACCAGAGAGCTGTCAAGACACGGGAAGGTTGTGTCTGGCGTTAAAAAAGTGACATCAGGCTGcaaatctcctctcctcagacacGTGGTGTCGCACAAGAGGACGCTGTACATGCTCCTCAACCAAAAAGACGAGGATCTCAACGTGGTGTTTAAAGTAAGGGTGGATGGTTTTGATTATTTGGTGTTTGCCAACTCTGACAGTTCAAGGTGTTAccggtgtgggagggagggacatcAAAGCAGAGCATGTCCAGAGAGGAAATCTACTAGTCACAACCAAGGGGGGCATGAAAGACAAGAGGGGACAGTTGGGGTCCAgcaaggaggtgaagaagggaCAGATCGAGTCCAGGAGAGTGTGGCGAGTGAGGGGGGTGAACGTGGAGTTCAGCTGGTGGAGAGAGGGACTGGTGGAGTGAAGGACCTGACGGGTGGGGCCCAGCAAGTGGGGAAGGCGAATGACTGGGTGAATGAAGGGATGAGTGAGGCCCAGCAAGTGGGGCAGGCGAATGACAGAGTGAATGAAGGGATGAGTGAGGCCCAGCAAGTGGGGCAGgcgaatgacggagtgaatgaagggacgagtgaggcccagcaagtggggcaggcgaatgacggagtgaatgaagggacgagtgaggccca CGTGGGGAGAGTGAAACTCTTCCTGAAGACCACAAAGAACATGAAGGGGATACAGCTGGAGGACTACTTTCCTGATATGGAGAAATTCAGGCGTACTGCTCGAGAGGGCGCAAGTAAACGAGGGAGTTCCCGctacacccagcaggaggtcttcCGGCTACGAAAGTTCGTCCAGAGGATCAACGAGAGGGCTGCCGTGGATTGA